Part of the Megalopta genalis isolate 19385.01 chromosome 6, iyMegGena1_principal, whole genome shotgun sequence genome, acattgtaataaacatatataaagttaaattattgtttacgtcctgatacttgacatcaaaaatgttcatctcggggccgcgagtttgacacccctgccttAGGATGTTGAATGGGAATATCTGTCGGACGCCATGTTCGTTTCTTTgtcattttctcatttttcgAACCTACAATGATAGACAATTGCAACGATGATGTCGTGTATGATCAAAGAGCGTGTTAGAGttgtttaaatttattttagaaaTCACTGTTCAATAAAAACCACGGTTTCTGATGGTAAAACAGACGTTCGTTGAGGTAAACCATAATTATGTTTGCAGCGAAAAGTGAAATTTCTCTTTCAAAGCGATGCCAGCGTTTGTTAGAAATATTTGTTAAGAAATATCTCTTGCGTTTTCTGTGCCAGTTGATTAATCAGAATTGATTATTATTGAATCAGCGGTAATTTTTCCTTCTCAAATATTCGAACCGCTGCCACCGAACAGAATGATCTGACTTCGAACAGAATGATCGTTGTTATctaaaaaatttgaacgcatttttcaaatattattgtataattgtaACATTCGTTGCAtccttttaaaaattatttataatcggAGCTTAAGCTATGAAAATCCCGTAAGATGTGAAAAGGAACCTGCGCGGTTTAATTGACATTTCACTGGGTTTCGCTTGTTTATCCAAGGATCACATATGCTTTATTCATGAAGTACAATAAATAATGGTGTTTCGGTGACCAGACAGTCTCGCAACGAGCCAGACTGATTTCGGACAGCGATAGACTGGGCAACATCCTACCGCCGGATCGTTCAAGCAACAATATGTTGCAAAACGAGCGcattctctgcaattgtcgaCAGACGTGCGCAGTGCAATGGTTCGTTTATGTGATTAATACACAGTCGCAGGAACTATACAAAGTCGATTAACATATACAAATTCGATTGCCGATTCCGTGTACTggtaacattaaaatataataataataataataataataataataataataataataattaagcaGTTCGTAACTCGCAATTCGCAGTAATCGAGCAACAAAACAACAACGAAAAAGCTACGTTTGAAATCGAAGATATCAATATGAATGATGTCCAATGAAATGATGAAACGATTAGTTTCATTAGTCTCAGGCGACAATCGTTGAGCTTCCGTGCGCTTCGTTGCTTGCCGCGTTGTTTTCTCGTTacagaaatatatgtataataaattaatttaatagcaACATTTTATATTACAACGGAGCTACAGCTAAGTTCTGCGCCGTGATTGGACGACAGACTCGGCCCGATTTCATTCACGAGACACAAGTGTAACGCAACAATTCCGTGATTAGTGTACAAGGGTTGAGGGTGTGTAGTCGACGCGTCGACGCTTGGAACGGGCTCTGTAAAAATAGAATTTCTTTCCACTGGAGTCAAGCGTCAAGAACGTGATTCAAATAGGCGATGTAGCAAATTGCCAGCCGGAGGATCTCGATTTTCGAGAGCTTCTTATCTGGCGGCAGTGTGGGCAACAGCTTTCGGAGCTCCGCGAAGGCTAGATTGAAGGCCTCTACCCTCACCCTTTCTCTGCAAAGACGGATTATTTAGTTTGTTCCTATATGTTATTAATGGGGGAGATGCTAATTGATTACTTTTTATAGATACGCCATTGATGTTTTGTTAGCTAGttccataatattaatattatattattattaatatttattatatattaatattattattattattattattattattattattattattattattattattattattattaatattattattattattattaatatttattatatattaatattattaatattattattacaatattattcgaCATAATTATTTCTTGAgcaatattattttcaaattactCTACAAAGTTGCTTCAGAAATAAtcctatttatattaattatcctattatatattaatattattattattattaatattaatattatgaatataataataatattattaatattattattacaatattattcgacataattatttcatgagcaatattattttcaaattactCTTCAAAGTTGCTTCAGAAATAAtcctatttatattaattatcctattatatattaatattattattattattattattaatattatgaatataataataatattattaatattattattacaatattattcgtcataattatttcatgagcaatattattttcaaattattcttcAAAGTTGCTTCAGAAATAATCCTATTTAAAGTGATAATTTGatatgaatttatatatataaattagggTAGAGTGGAGttggttactgtggggtgatcgATTAGGTGATCGGTGCCTTTGGTTCATTCTCGGGCATAATTcacttcatatttatcgaataatatgtattctatttttttattcttttatctcgtttatttcagtTAGTTAACTAATACTTGATGACATTTTCCACATTCTTCAACCCTGATCAAATGATTTCAATTTTAGGCACGAGCAGAAATGTCGGGGGAGGCTTTTTCTTATTAAAGAACGATATTTCGGATATTAAACAACAATACTgaagaatataaataaatataaataaaataacgatATTAAAGGggaatattttgaataaaatattagcGGTTCTTGTGAAATAAGTAAGAGTTTTTCTATCGAGAAACGAAGGGAATTAATTCAAGGATCTAATACAACAATTCGTCCAGGGAATTCGCCCAGTTTCGGGTAGCTCGGACCTTCTCGCAGTGTTCCTACACCATCATACGTGTTTTACTTACCGTGTGGCGTGAGCTGTTCGATACTTTTGCGTCGCTCTTCTGCGTCtacgtctctcttctctcgagAGGGTGCCCACACCTGGGGCACCCGTCCCGTTCACGACAACCCCGTGTCCACTGCTCGTCATGGAATTCTTCATTTGTATACTTTGTTCGAAAGACAGAGGAAACTTAACGGTGGCCTGCACAAATTCCTGCCTGTCTCTCGATAATCCCACCCTTGATTATTATTATCCTCGTCTCGCGTGGAAGCTCGGCGGTTCGCGCAGAACAAAAATCGCAAGAGGCACGTCCATTATTGTTTCCAGCTTCTGAAATTTAACGTATCGAAGGTGAAATATGTGACATCTGAACAGGGAAATGATTATCGTTTGTCATCAAATGGTTATCgtttttttattcgatcgaatagaAGTGTTGTCAACCCTTTGGCACTGTAACAACGAGTCAACGCTCGTGTTGATTACATGATTTTGTACGCGATCTGCTAAATATGAATGTATTTAAAGGTTATGTTTCTAAGTTGTTGAAATTCTAAGTAATCTTTTACCAGCAATACCCAAATAAATTTCTCAATCCAAGCATATATTACACTAAAAATTAtggaaaatctaaataaatacagTTTCGTCATTTAGCGTTAATAATCTCCCTAACAGAATGAGAGAATTTTTGTTTCTCCTATGCCTTCATTTACCTTCATCCCCGAactttgataacagaagaatcgaaTTTAGCAGGAACGAATAATTCTCTCATTCTGTTAGGGTGATTATTAACGCTAAATGACGAAActgtatttatttagactttccacaatttttaatgtaatatatgcttggattaagaaatttattcgggCATTGCTTGTAAAGGATTACATAGAATTTCAATAACTTAGAAACATaacctttaaataatcttaagagtagagaagtgctaatcaacgtagagagagagagagagagagagagagagagagagagaactgtgATAGAAATCTTAGTGCAAAGAGAATTTATTTAAagagaataattttattatcttTACAAATCACTTTTTGTTGGAATACTTTTCTGTAAACCGAATTCCATTATAACTTTGTAGAATCTAAAGGATTTAATTTCTGCAATAGATTTTAACCCTTCGGTTTCAACCCTTCACAAACACATTTCATTAAGcgtttaaaattgtttacaaaaatgcctacaaaattatattacaactgCATTATAATTTATGTTACTCGATAAAGTTAAAAAAGTGATTGCAATAGGTAAACTTGAACTCTGCTATCGAGTCTGCTGCGAATATTTATCGTTCGTTGTCGTTAACATCTCGTAAAGTGAAAACGTCCACTCTTTTTGCTTATCGAGTTTCTGTCTGTACTTTCACGTGTTACGTTACATTCAATTAATTTGTAtaaatagtaatttatttataaatcttGTCAGAATCGAACCGCGATATGTACTTAGTTCCGTATTCGACATCATTGCAATAAAATAAGTTATTTACGTCGGCTTCGCGACATGAATTTTTATTGGAAGAAAAAAATCGTCGAAATTAGATCAGGTATTTATTTGCGAACGAACAGCCTCGATGCAGCACGAACGTAATGGAATTATTTAATTCGCATTATCACCCCCTTGTCACGCGCGCCGGGCGTGAAAATATCAGTCGTGGCTTTCGGCTGAAATCGTCAGACAGTCCCGCGGGAATCACATCCGAATTCGGAACGAGAGGTTCCCGCCGCGAAAAATAATAACCTgatcaaatatttgcgacacGATGTTTCGACGTTCACGCGGAAAGGGTTACTTTCCGAGGGTGTTTCTTTTGTTTGTGCTGTTTTCTGTTTATCTCGAACTTGATCGAATCGGGGAAAAATTGTATCGTCGCACGGCGGAGTAATTTGTACTTAAACATCCGTCGGAAGTTTACTGACAAAATCTTCTGCAAAAAGATCTAACGAAGTAATGCAAGTCGTTTGGTCCAGCTCGGTGTGATTTATAAGTTTGCAATTAAACTTAGTACGTAGCTAGTATTGAAAAATTTACTAAAGTACATTTATCGACAAAAGTTGTTATGTTACACAGATGCATATTATTCGcaacattttttaatataaaaatttgtttcctgtcgatgaaaatattaatcttgttcttttataattttataattttatttctgtGTTTAGTATTTCTTTTGTACCCTTTTTATTTGTCTTCTTCACTAAAATAagataatattgcaatataaacaaTGCGCTACATGCTTTTGCTACACAGATGCATATTATTCGcaacattttttaatataaaagtttGTTTCGTGTCGACGAAAATATTAatcttatttttttataattttataattttatttctgtGTTTAGTATTTCTTTTGTACCCTTTTTATTTGTCTTCTTCACtaaaataagataatattacaatataaacaATGCGCTATATGCTTTTGCTATGCTATGTGCTATGTACTTTTAATTTAGTAAgacgtatatttattaaaatctcAAATTTTGCTTATGCTATTTACtatgtacttttaatttaataagacatatatttattaaaacatCAAATTTTGCGTATGCTATTTGCTATGTACTTTTAATTGAATAAgacgtatatttattaaaatctcAAATTTTGCGTATGCTATTTGCTGtgtacttttaatttaataagacatatatttattaaaacatCAAATTCTGCGTATGCTATTTGCTATGTACTTTTAATTGAATAAgacgtatatttattaaaatctcAAATTTTGCGTATGCTATTTGCTGtgtacttttaatttaataagacatatatttattaaaacatCCAATTTTGCGTATGCTATTAGCTATGTACTTTTAATTGAATAACatgtatatgtatttattaaagTCTCAAATTTTACTCTTATGCTATTTGCGatgtacttttaatttaataagacatatatttattaaacatcaaattttattcaaacgtTAACGatatgtttcttaacttttgtcgatACGTGTAAATCGACGAACCACCAACGTTTCGAAACCATTGTCATTGCAACAAAATATGCTAAAATACGTATTACTTATTAGTTAGCACTTTCCGATTAGACTTCGCGGCGTACTTCGCGTtcccaaaaaagaaaaaacaacgcCGTCTTTTaaagaagaacaaaaacagcATGCCGATGAATAAAGCATCGAAGTGACCAAAGAATCGGGAGACGAACGGAAACGTATTAAAGTAGAAATAGCCCCGATCCCCAACGGGCTCTTAAATTCCAAGCAATTCGATGGCAACTGACGAAAGGTAGCGTTGCATAATTCAAAAAATCGTCGCCGTTCCGCGGTGAATGCGGAGAGTTCGCGTTCAATTATTAACCGGGGATATCCCCTTGTCTCGCGCGATCTGATTTTTATGATAAATTCGACGATTTGTATGGACAGGTCGCGGTTATTTGAATATTTCAGAGGATCCGCTAGATTATTTGCCGCATTTTATGACGCGATCGACGCGATCCTGTTCGGATTGCGCGGAGAAAAGCCACGGACGGAATTTTTCGAGACGCGTCGCCCGGTAAATATTTTAACGGAGAGAACGAAATCCGATCAGCGGTGCCACATTTATGTTATCGATTCTTTCGAAAATACTTAAAATACAGACAGGAAAACTGTCAGAAGTTTAAAGTCTTTTCTTGgcgtatatatgtgtgtgtgtgtgtgtgtgtgtttcaaGTAGCATCGCAGGGTGTTCGCTCTGTGCTCAAATCTTTCCAAGCCCCatttttcaaacgaaatttcCGAAGTGTACGTCACCAATTAATCGAATTGCTGCGGTTAATTAAATTCACTGACCATGAAATCGTCGCCCGGTTTCGGCAGTCCTCTTCAAGGAGCCATTTAAGTCTCCTCCACGGCTAGCCCCGTCGACGTAGTCGATGTTTCTGCTGTCATCTCCTCGGATCACTTTGTTCGTTCGCGAAACCACAGTCTTCGTACGACGGGGAACTCTGCGTAGCCTAAACGCTTCTATCgaaccattttttttttatccgCAAACGTCGATCGATGTTTCCGTCTCACTATTTCAAAGCCCTAATTGCCGAACCATGGATCAAGGACGAATACTCCGCGAGATCAACGGCACTTCTGATAAGATCCCCGAGTTTCCCGTGGGTAGGCTGCAACCCCTCGCCGGCCGCAACCCCTCGCTGGCCGCAGGATCACCCCTCGAACCCTTGAACCACGCCTTCCCCGCAGATTCTATCGCTTTTCGTCATTCGCGACCCGTTCGCGCGTCTGCCTCTCGCAACATCCCCGAGCTCGCCAATCGGATCGTCGGACAGGGGTTGCGGGACCGCCCTAAACCGCCCGCCATTCTGTCGGTTCCACCGAAAACGGTGGAACCTGGCACGCGAGCACGCGAGTGGGTGGACCATTTTATCGATCATGCGAGCTCCTCGGGTTCCTGGACCTCGATTCTAGCCTCTGTCTGCGACCTTTGCGCAAGAATTTTATGGTTGCACGCGTACAGGTTGGACACTCGTGCTTGGACGGAGTCGCCTGTTTCGTGTCGCTTTCTTTGTTTCTCTTCCATTCGTTGTTTAACACTTTTTGCGGTCGAAGTTATTTTCATCTCGGAACCAAGGCAAGAACCGAGCTGTAGTATATTGCTACTTTTGATCGTTATTTTTCTGTTGTGCATGTAACATTTCGAGCTCATTTGCTCGTTCAACATTCGCACTTGGAACGGTTTATTGGACACAGAGAAATTTAATGATGCGAGAACTGTGTTGAAGAATGGTGTGGCAACTTGCAGTGGCGCCTCGGAGTTACCGTttgactgcaaagggttaataattagcAGAGGGGAACGGGGCAATGATAGCACATGTTAATAAATGAAGCATTTGTTTAGCAAAACTTAAAGGTTCGTGTAGTGAAAATGACGTAAATTGAAACAAGAGTACTTTATTTcttagtacagtaatttctccctaatttctccctaattcgcgcccagACTGcgcacaaatatggacaatttaggaaaaggagatgcgattattcgactcttgcgtctcgttttcataattataatatatatatataataataatatatataagtataaaaatgagtcgcaagaataatcgaataatcgtatctcctcttcccaaattgtcaatttttttgcgtaatctaagcgcgaattaggaagaaatttatatattactgattgaatataattaatgtagtttcatataatacaataattattgttatataatattcttGAAATCACAGTTACTTCGTTGAATCGAGCTGTAAGAGTTTGGGAATAGATTTTCGAAATATACTAAACTTTCAATATTGAAAAAAGAACGTgataatgcatagtagaagaaatatctactttttatattatttttatgactATATATTATATGCTTACAACACGAATGCCATTCAGATTATATTTATACTTGCGCTTACATTGTATTTATAGTATAAATCACATAAAGATCGTGGTAGATCAATTTTTTCATAAATATCATAAACATTAAAAGCGTGAAGAAAATACAATAGTAAGAAAGAATTGCAtcctttttcaatttatttatttaatgaagTTAACTAATCACACGTTTCATTCGTACAGACGATAAAAATGCATATATTCACATCGAAATAGAGAAGGATAttttaacaataatatattttaactgTGTTTAAGTATTTGTGTTTCCCAACAACTTTTCTAAATATTCGTATTTATATAATCTTGATTATATAGTAGAGCCAGTAATTTGGAGGGGATACGAGATTATTATGTCGCGAACATCAGCGCAGATGTTCCTCCTTCAACACCTGATCCTCCAAGGAAATCCATACTACGTTTCCCTTTCCTACACTATTCCGTTCACTGCCATTTTCGCACTGCAGAGAACATTAACATTTTATCAGTACTTTATATCCGATATCGTTAAATAATCGGTAACAGactttttattttatagttattataaagattattataaaaatacttTCGTGGGATATAGATGAACAAATATCTTTATTTAAGCAGAGACTATAATGCAAAACCTGTGTACAGCTTTGTAATAATAACCAGTATACCTGtgtcctttttttttatttattgactTCCTGTCTGCACTTTTACGTGTCAtattatgtcaaagttatttaTGAAAACTCCGCATTTACTTAAAAAACTTATGTTACTATTGTTACGCGCGAAGATTCTTCTAACCTACGCTTTCACCACCCCTAACTTTCTCAAGAATCATgcgaattatataattaattttatgaggaaacaatgattaataaatattcttaaACGTTTGCAGAATATATTTTTCGTACACctgaattttgtattttatcttTTGTATATTTTCCACCATTGAATCCACAATTTAACCATTAATTAGAAGGTAAAGTTCGTGTCTATCGCGTCGCGGGAACATCGCCGTCGGGTAACAACACAAAAGGAAACATTGGATAGAACCTCGAACTATTACAGAAGGGGACTGCCTTTATGCTCGAGCACTGCAATTGCTCAAATTGTTCAGACGAATCGCAATAGACGAGCAAAGGGTGGATAACTGAGTGATCAAGGTTGCGCAATGTCCGCGATTCAAGGAGGGAACAGTGGTCACGTGTCGCTGATTACAGTTCTGTGCCGGTAAACCGAACCATCTAGACCGCATTCAAATCGACTACCACCACCTGATTAATGTTTCTGGCGGTTCCAAGTGTCATGAGATAGTTCACGGTTCGTTATTTTACCCCCGGCCCTCTCAACACCCTTCGTTCTCCTCTTCGCGTGGCACGCGGCTTCGCCGTGTAACCGGCCAGAGGGGGATGGTTTCCATCATCCCGATTCGAAGGGAACGTGTCAATAAATTTAAACTCTTTGCTGACGAGTTCTTGATCATATTTATAATTACAGAGGCTGGCCAAATTATTACGTTCAACGAATTTTCTCTCGAGATacttatatattgtataatataagtatttatatatatagtatttatttaatataatatttatatatatataaatatttatataagtatttatatattatacaattatatatttatataattttgcaaatataataatataaatataattatttaattatattattcgaTGCATCCTACACATGGAGATTCTGATTCGCGTATCCATTTTGTACACTTTACTGTTACAAGAATACAAACTTCTTTTTATGCAtgaacatttatttgaagcatcGATGTTTTAATTTGACGTTTAAACAAATGTGCATAGGTAGAAAGACGATTATATTCTCGTATA contains:
- the LOC117223894 gene encoding helix-loop-helix protein 1; this encodes MKNSMTSSGHGVVVNGTGAPGVGTLSREERRRRRRATQKYRTAHATRERVRVEAFNLAFAELRKLLPTLPPDKKLSKIEILRLAICYIAYLNHVLDA